The sequence below is a genomic window from Lolium perenne isolate Kyuss_39 chromosome 4, Kyuss_2.0, whole genome shotgun sequence.
AACAACGAAATAAGTATTGACTGGAACAAATAGAATGCACATGATGATGGCTAAAGAACCAAACATTTTTTTGCTGTAATGAGAAAACACTGGTGACAACACGGGATGGCACCTTATGAAGCCTAAACTTACAAAATCTAACCAAACTTTCCGAGTTTACTACGATCAGAATAAATCCTCAATCGGGGAACCAAACTTTCCGAGTTTCCGTCACTACAATCGGAATAAATCCTCAATAGGGGGTCCAATGGACATAGCTTCATCCATCACTCGCTTCACACTGGGCCTAGCAATGCTAAATAGTGCCAGGCCAGTATTAGTAATCTTGCCACAGCCATTTATATGCAGGACCTCAAGGCGCATGCATCCGTCCTTCAGAGCCTGCAATCCTTGGTCACATAAATTGCGGCAGCGGTTCACATGAAGAATTCTTAGCTTGTTGCTGTACAATCCAATTGCTGACCAACCAGGTAAGTGGACGCCATGACAGACAGCGAGGCTCCACTCCTCAATCAATGGACACGAGCTCGCTATTGCCACCACAGAATCATCAGTAAGATAGCGGCACATCCTCAGATTCAGAAACCTGAGCTTGGTCAGAGAGCTCACTCTACCTAAGCTATCCAGCCCAGCTGAACTTTTTAGATTGTACAAATTTAGGTACTCGAGTCCACCACCACTCACTATATCAAGCATTCCCTCTGGAGAAAGCGAGCAAGACTCAGCTTCCAGGTAAGAGAGTGCACTTGGGCAACCTCTAAATCCAACTCCAGATACACCTCTGCAATACGATATGATTAATGCAGAAATGTTCCGGCAATTCCTAAAGACTGAACTAATCCCTCGATCTGATATGGCCGTGCAGTAACCAATGTTAAGACTCTTCAAATCATGACAGCCCTGGGAAAGACTTTCCAAACCAACATCTGTGATATTAATGCAGCGGTAAAGTTCAACTATAACCAAATTAGGACATCTGAATGACACTTGTGCTAGACCATCATCAGTTATACCAAAACAGCAGTACAGTGAGAGGGACATCAAAGATGTTCCAGAAGATCCAACTTCGTACAAAGCTGAATCAGGTAGCTCAGTGAGCCCTGCAAGGGATATCAACTTAAGATACGGAGAACGAGCCAATATCTTTGCAAGGCATTGGGCATGCTCCTTATATACTTTAGGATTATACGAAAAATGAAATACCACTGATTTCCGAGCAACATTTCGAACCTTGAACCAATTCTTGCAAGTTAACCCAAAAGCATTCCTGTCTGATTCACTTTCAAGCTTGCTAACTATAGAAAGCAAGCAATCATCGGAAAGGCAACTGATATAGCTCTCTTCGCTGTTATCCATTGCCTCTCGTTTCATGTCTTGACTAAACTTGATCAGTTATTGAGTACTCTCTGAAGGTTGGATAGCCTGGATCTTTATTAAATATGTTTGGGATGTACCAGAGGAAGAACTTGTTGGATCAAAACTACACAAAACAGCTGGTTCACCATATCCATAGCCGATAGATGATCCACATTTTCGGCAGAGAAGCTTAGTTTTTGGCCGATAGCTACGCCAGGCCAGGAAAGGAACACAAGATATCTCGTCTACCTCAGTAAATCGGCTGAGATCAACAGAAATGAACGAAATCAGGCCCTTCTTCAGAGATTTTTGGTATGAGGATCCTACGTCAGATGTCCTTCTGTTAGAAGATGAAAGATTTAGAGGATATGCACAGGATCCACAGCTGCCAATAGACATGTAATTATTGTCAAAAACTCATGCAGAAAAAAGGGAAAACATACAGAATACAAGAAATGTTTTAAGCAAAAGGGATACAATTCTAATTACCAAAGATTCTTGGGTGAAAAACTGGTGAAACAATCCAGCTGGCACTTAGTTGTTAATAATTAGAGTTATGCAACATCATGTCACCAAAAGAGTAAAAGAGCAAGCTGTTCAAGTGTTAAAAATTCATCTATCTCATACTTGGCATTTGCTGCTACAGGATGTGTTG
It includes:
- the LOC127293967 gene encoding F-box/LRR-repeat protein 12, which codes for MKREAMDNSEESYISCLSDDCLLSIVSKLESESDRNAFGLTCKNWFKVRNVARKSVVFHFSYNPKVYKEHAQCLAKILARSPYLKLISLAGLTELPDSALYEVGSSGTSLMSLSLYCCFGITDDGLAQVSFRCPNLVIVELYRCINITDVGLESLSQGCHDLKSLNIGYCTAISDRGISSVFRNCRNISALIISYCRGVSGVGFRGCPSALSYLEAESCSLSPEGMLDIVSGGGLEYLNLYNLKSSAGLDSLGRVSSLTKLRFLNLRMCRYLTDDSVVAIASSCPLIEEWSLAVCHGVHLPGWSAIGLYSNKLRILHVNRCRNLCDQGLQALKDGCMRLEVLHINGCGKITNTGLALFSIARPSVKRVMDEAMSIGPPIEDLFRL